A stretch of Mesorhizobium sp. M2A.F.Ca.ET.046.03.2.1 DNA encodes these proteins:
- a CDS encoding MFS transporter has translation MTPSETGQSGFNIHWRRNLAVCFAGSFSTLIAMTLLLPFLPLYVEQLGAEGLAAIVQWSGIAYGATFFAAALVAPLWGRLGDRYGRKLMLVRASFGMAICMSLTGMVESVWQLVLLRLFIGFAGGYSSGSTILVAMQTPKERSGWALGVLAAGITAGSLVGPLLGGLLPPLIGIRATFLLSGGVIFLAFLATTFLIKENPPPPKPASAAKPKSGWSQIPDKRPIVAMLATGMLLAFATMSIEPIITVYVQQLVDDQSKVTMVAGVVMSAAALGTILSSSWLGKLADRVGYWNVVVGALAVSALLLIPQAFVTNGWQLIGLRFLMGLALGGLLPCITSVIRHNIPDGIGGNVLGLAISAQYVGQVAGPLSGGFVGGHFGMRSVLLGTAVLMALGAAYNWIVQSRRARHMLIEAGES, from the coding sequence ATGACGCCCAGCGAAACCGGACAGAGCGGCTTCAACATCCATTGGCGACGCAATCTCGCGGTCTGCTTCGCTGGCTCGTTCAGCACGCTCATCGCCATGACGCTGCTGCTTCCGTTCCTGCCGCTCTACGTCGAGCAGCTTGGCGCCGAAGGCCTCGCGGCGATTGTGCAGTGGTCGGGCATCGCTTATGGCGCGACCTTCTTCGCGGCCGCGCTGGTGGCGCCCTTGTGGGGCCGGCTGGGCGACCGCTACGGCCGCAAGCTGATGCTGGTGCGCGCCTCGTTCGGCATGGCGATCTGCATGTCGCTGACCGGCATGGTTGAGAGCGTGTGGCAGCTGGTGCTGCTGCGGCTGTTCATCGGCTTTGCCGGCGGCTATTCCTCGGGCTCGACGATCCTGGTGGCGATGCAGACCCCGAAGGAGCGCTCGGGCTGGGCGCTGGGCGTGCTGGCGGCGGGCATCACCGCCGGCTCGCTGGTCGGACCGCTGCTGGGTGGCCTGCTGCCGCCGCTGATCGGCATCCGCGCGACCTTCCTGCTCTCCGGCGGCGTCATCTTCCTGGCGTTTCTGGCGACGACTTTCCTGATCAAGGAGAATCCGCCGCCGCCCAAGCCCGCCTCGGCGGCGAAGCCGAAAAGCGGCTGGTCGCAGATCCCCGACAAACGGCCGATCGTCGCCATGCTGGCAACGGGTATGCTGCTCGCCTTCGCCACCATGTCGATCGAGCCGATCATCACCGTCTATGTACAGCAGCTCGTCGATGACCAGAGCAAAGTGACCATGGTCGCCGGCGTCGTCATGTCGGCGGCCGCGCTCGGCACCATCCTGTCCTCGTCCTGGCTGGGCAAGCTCGCCGACCGCGTCGGCTACTGGAACGTCGTGGTCGGCGCCCTTGCCGTCTCGGCCTTGCTGCTTATCCCGCAGGCCTTCGTCACCAATGGCTGGCAATTGATCGGCCTGCGCTTCCTGATGGGCCTGGCGCTGGGCGGATTGTTGCCCTGCATCACCAGCGTCATCCGGCACAATATCCCCGACGGGATCGGTGGCAACGTGCTTGGCCTGGCAATCTCGGCGCAATATGTCGGCCAAGTCGCGGGGCCGCTGTCCGGCGGCTTCGTCGGCGGGCATTTCGGCATGCGCTCGGTGCTTCTGGGCACAGCGGTGCTGATGGCGCTGGGCGCTGCCTACAACTGGATTGTCCAATCGAGGCGGGCGCGGCATATGCTGATCGAGGCCGGCGAGTCTTGA
- the ppk2 gene encoding polyphosphate kinase 2, with the protein MNEVNPNSGAKDWLEAELEDTLDEDYELELSEPALSLEIAKIYKKSHPPSIERMTYFRELLRLQSELIKLQSWVAYHKKKLVVVFEGRDSAGKGGVIKRITQRLNPRIARVVALPAPTEREKSQWYFQRYVPHLPAGGEIVLFDRSWYNRSGVERVMGFANADQVEEFFRDVPEFERMLVRSGITLVKYWFSITDEEQQMRFLMRIHDPMKQWKLSPMDLQSRVRWEQYTKAKEETFARTNIKEAPWFIVEGNDKKRARLNCIDHLLQQMPYEEVPHDEITLPERVFNPSYERQVLPRELYVPEKY; encoded by the coding sequence ATGAATGAAGTGAACCCGAATTCTGGGGCGAAGGACTGGCTGGAAGCCGAGCTCGAGGACACGCTCGACGAGGACTACGAGCTGGAGCTTTCCGAACCGGCGCTCTCGCTCGAGATCGCCAAGATCTACAAGAAGTCGCATCCGCCTTCCATCGAGCGGATGACCTACTTTCGCGAGCTGCTGAGGCTCCAGTCCGAGCTGATCAAGCTGCAGTCCTGGGTCGCCTACCACAAGAAGAAGCTGGTGGTGGTCTTCGAGGGCCGCGACTCCGCCGGCAAGGGGGGTGTCATCAAGCGCATCACGCAGCGGCTCAATCCCCGCATCGCCCGCGTGGTGGCATTGCCGGCGCCGACCGAACGCGAAAAGTCGCAATGGTATTTCCAGCGCTACGTGCCGCATCTCCCCGCGGGCGGCGAGATCGTGCTGTTCGACCGCTCCTGGTACAACCGCTCCGGCGTCGAGCGGGTGATGGGGTTTGCCAATGCGGATCAGGTCGAGGAGTTTTTCCGCGACGTGCCGGAATTCGAACGTATGCTGGTCCGCTCCGGCATCACGCTGGTGAAATACTGGTTCTCGATCACCGACGAGGAACAGCAGATGCGCTTCCTGATGCGCATCCACGACCCGATGAAGCAGTGGAAGCTGTCGCCGATGGACCTGCAGTCGCGGGTGCGCTGGGAGCAGTACACCAAGGCCAAGGAAGAGACCTTCGCCCGCACCAACATCAAGGAGGCCCCCTGGTTCATCGTCGAGGGCAACGACAAGAAGCGCGCGCGGCTGAACTGCATCGACCATCTGCTGCAGCAGATGCCGTATGAGGAGGTTCCGCACGATGAGATCACGCTGCCGGAGCGCGTCTTCAACCCCTCCTACGAGCGCCAGGTGCTGCCGCGCGAGCTTTACGTGCCGGAGAAGTATTGA
- a CDS encoding DUF423 domain-containing protein: MSLTGQASDSGSRVLVLAAGLVGAAGVALSAAAAHRGGTFTGTAANFLLMHAPAFLAIGLAGGNRCLRIASLVLLLGLLLFCGDLLARDFLGSRLFPMSAPIGGTLLIAGWVAIAASALWRPRH; this comes from the coding sequence ATGAGCCTCACCGGGCAAGCATCAGACAGCGGAAGCCGCGTCCTCGTGCTGGCAGCCGGCCTCGTTGGGGCGGCGGGCGTAGCGTTGTCGGCCGCCGCCGCGCATCGCGGCGGCACCTTTACCGGCACTGCCGCCAATTTCCTCCTGATGCATGCGCCGGCTTTTCTTGCCATCGGCCTTGCCGGCGGCAACCGTTGCCTCAGGATCGCCAGCCTCGTCCTGCTCTTGGGCCTGCTGCTGTTCTGCGGCGATCTGCTTGCCCGCGACTTTCTCGGATCGCGGCTGTTCCCGATGTCGGCGCCGATCGGCGGCACGCTGCTGATCGCCGGCTGGGTGGCGATCGCCGCCTCGGCCCTGTGGCGCCCTCGGCATTAG
- a CDS encoding GntR family transcriptional regulator, with amino-acid sequence MSQMQNVERQLREMILGLGIGPGERLTERWIESRFGASRTPVRAALLRLETEGLIGRDGRGWTVAPINLAELGQIAVYREAVEVAAVRLTAALEDRGGIELIAAMLDSCDAETPREEWHRVGLDFHIELARLSGNEFLLRAVRDAMTRLSRARWLEVRDEKALGRAWAEHHAILAAVRSGDAEQAAQLLSAHIAGSRDRLVTSLHDDRRGLRARGFALVAA; translated from the coding sequence ATGTCGCAGATGCAGAATGTTGAAAGGCAGCTTCGGGAGATGATCCTCGGGCTGGGGATCGGCCCGGGCGAACGTTTAACCGAGCGCTGGATCGAGAGCCGGTTCGGCGCTTCGCGCACGCCGGTGCGGGCGGCGCTGCTGCGCCTGGAAACGGAAGGGCTGATCGGCCGCGACGGCCGCGGCTGGACGGTGGCGCCGATCAACCTCGCGGAACTCGGACAGATCGCCGTCTACCGCGAGGCGGTCGAGGTCGCGGCGGTTCGCCTGACGGCGGCGCTCGAAGACCGTGGCGGCATCGAGTTGATCGCCGCGATGCTCGATTCCTGCGATGCGGAAACGCCGCGCGAGGAGTGGCATCGCGTCGGCCTGGATTTCCACATCGAGCTGGCAAGGCTTTCCGGCAACGAGTTCCTGTTGAGGGCGGTGCGCGATGCGATGACGAGGCTGTCGCGAGCGCGCTGGCTGGAAGTGCGGGATGAAAAGGCGCTCGGCCGCGCCTGGGCCGAACACCACGCCATTCTCGCCGCCGTCAGGAGCGGCGACGCCGAGCAAGCGGCTCAGCTGCTTTCCGCTCACATCGCCGGCAGCCGCGATCGGCTGGTCACCTCGCTGCATGACGATCGGCGCGGTCTGCGCGCAAGAGGGTTCGCGCTCGTCGCAGCGTAA
- a CDS encoding RDD family protein yields the protein MNARVLDGEIITTRFEDTRAYRGVRTRRIFAFLLDYFFVALLTIPFAILVAILGLLTFGLGWALFSVLVPMVAILYIWNTLGSRDQATTGMKIMGIRLEKLDGSRIDGMTAVVHSVLFWAANVIVTPLVLLVTLFSDRKRTLHDLLLGTVVTRTDI from the coding sequence ATGAACGCACGCGTTTTGGATGGTGAGATCATTACGACCAGGTTCGAGGACACCCGCGCCTATCGCGGGGTGCGGACAAGGCGGATCTTTGCCTTCCTGCTCGACTATTTCTTCGTCGCGCTGCTGACCATTCCCTTTGCCATACTGGTGGCCATTCTCGGGCTTTTGACCTTCGGCCTCGGCTGGGCGCTGTTTTCGGTGCTGGTGCCGATGGTCGCCATCCTCTACATCTGGAATACCTTGGGCAGCCGCGACCAAGCGACAACCGGCATGAAGATCATGGGCATCCGCCTGGAGAAGCTCGACGGCAGCCGTATCGACGGCATGACGGCGGTGGTGCATTCCGTTCTGTTCTGGGCTGCCAACGTCATCGTGACGCCGCTGGTGCTGCTGGTCACGCTGTTTTCCGACCGCAAGCGCACGCTGCACGACCTTTTGCTCGGCACCGTGGTCACCCGCACCGACATCTGA
- the sthA gene encoding Si-specific NAD(P)(+) transhydrogenase, with translation MDYDMLVIGSGPSGRRAAVQSAKLGKSVLVVDRGRRLGGVSVHTGTIPSKTLRETVLNLSGWRERGFYGRGYRVKQDISIGDLVERLHKTLDHEVEVLQHQFMRNTVRSARAAVKFLTPNKASLTADNGDYSEVGFANALIAVGTRPHRPADVPFDRKRIFDSDEMLELHHLPRTLTVIGAGVIGVEYATIFSALDVPVTLVEPRNSILDFIDREIVDDFIHQMRDRGMTIRLGSSVKEIASKPDYAEVTLADGRTIRSEMVLYAAGRTGNIASLGLDAVGIEADARGRVKVDPQTFQTSVPNIYAAGDVIGFPSLASTSMEQGRVAALHAFGVNLPPPPESFPYGIYAVPEISTVGLSEEQVRESGDAYEVGLARFRETSRGHIMGVSSGFLKLLFSVETRRLLGAHIVGEGATELIHIGQAVINLGGTVDFFVNNTFNYPTLAEAYKIAGLDAWNRMGRG, from the coding sequence ATGGATTACGACATGCTGGTCATCGGCAGCGGCCCTTCGGGACGCCGCGCCGCCGTGCAATCGGCCAAGCTGGGCAAGTCCGTCCTGGTGGTCGACCGGGGCAGGCGTCTGGGCGGCGTCTCGGTGCATACCGGCACCATTCCGTCGAAGACGTTGCGCGAGACCGTGCTCAATCTCTCGGGCTGGCGCGAGCGCGGCTTCTACGGCCGCGGCTACCGGGTGAAGCAGGACATTTCGATCGGCGATCTGGTCGAGCGGCTGCACAAGACCCTCGACCACGAGGTCGAGGTGTTGCAGCACCAGTTCATGCGCAACACCGTGAGGAGCGCGCGCGCCGCGGTTAAATTCCTCACGCCGAACAAGGCCAGCCTGACCGCCGACAATGGCGATTACAGCGAGGTTGGCTTTGCCAACGCGCTGATTGCCGTCGGCACCCGGCCGCACCGGCCGGCCGACGTGCCCTTCGACCGGAAGCGGATCTTCGACAGCGACGAGATGCTGGAACTCCACCACCTGCCGCGCACGCTGACGGTGATCGGCGCCGGCGTCATCGGCGTCGAATATGCCACCATCTTTTCGGCGCTCGACGTGCCGGTGACCTTGGTCGAGCCGCGCAACTCGATCCTGGATTTCATCGACCGCGAGATCGTCGACGATTTCATCCACCAGATGCGCGACCGCGGCATGACCATCCGGCTCGGCAGTTCGGTCAAGGAGATCGCCTCCAAACCCGACTATGCCGAGGTGACGCTCGCCGACGGCCGCACCATCCGCTCCGAGATGGTGCTCTACGCCGCCGGCCGCACCGGCAACATCGCCAGCCTCGGCCTCGACGCGGTCGGCATCGAGGCTGACGCCCGAGGCCGAGTCAAGGTCGATCCGCAGACCTTCCAGACCAGCGTGCCTAACATCTACGCGGCCGGCGACGTCATCGGCTTCCCGAGCCTTGCCTCGACCTCGATGGAGCAGGGCCGGGTGGCGGCATTGCACGCCTTCGGCGTCAACCTGCCGCCGCCGCCGGAGAGCTTTCCCTATGGCATCTACGCCGTGCCGGAGATCTCGACGGTCGGCCTGTCGGAAGAGCAGGTGCGCGAGAGCGGCGATGCTTATGAGGTTGGCCTGGCGCGTTTTCGCGAGACATCGCGCGGCCATATCATGGGCGTCTCAAGCGGTTTCCTGAAGCTGTTGTTCTCTGTCGAGACGCGCCGCCTGCTCGGCGCCCACATCGTCGGGGAGGGCGCCACCGAGCTCATTCATATCGGCCAGGCGGTGATCAATCTCGGTGGCACGGTCGACTTCTTCGTCAACAACACCTTCAACTATCCGACGCTGGCGGAAGCCTACAAGATCGCAGGCCTGGATGCCTGGAACCGGATGGGACGAGGGTAG
- the opgC gene encoding OpgC domain-containing protein, producing MTTPVSNERDKRIGERDTRIDVLRALALLTIFVDHVPGTVFENWTYKNFGFSDAAEAFVLISGISVALAYGTKFKPGGRLLATLKMWRRAGVLYIAHIVITMVVIALFCAAALFAHRPEMLTMINIEPLMKNTPQVLLGIVTLGHQLGYNNILPVYAALLLAAPAFVLFVSHRPVTALIVSGLLWLVAGIWQIAPPNYPEPGLWFLNPLSWQFVFNIGLAAMLHVKRGGRIPINPWLLGAAGIYVVGAAIWVHSPLWGQITWFNLPVVIGGFDKTFLSLPRLLHILSISYLIVALPAVSNLFRVRPDNPLAILGKRSLPVFIAGTLLAMSAQVLKLINPGGPAYDTLLIAAGIAMQFALALYLEWLAGLGPSRAKEARGEAPSRPFGAQPVPARAGGY from the coding sequence ATGACCACCCCTGTTTCCAACGAACGCGACAAGCGTATCGGAGAGCGCGACACACGTATCGACGTGCTGCGCGCGCTCGCGCTGCTCACCATCTTCGTCGACCACGTTCCGGGCACGGTCTTCGAGAATTGGACCTACAAGAATTTCGGCTTTTCCGACGCGGCCGAAGCCTTCGTGCTGATCTCCGGCATCTCGGTGGCGCTGGCCTACGGCACGAAGTTCAAGCCGGGCGGCCGCCTGCTCGCGACCCTGAAGATGTGGCGGCGCGCCGGCGTGCTCTACATCGCTCACATCGTCATCACGATGGTGGTGATCGCGCTGTTTTGCGCCGCCGCGCTGTTCGCGCACCGGCCGGAAATGCTGACCATGATAAACATCGAGCCCTTGATGAAGAACACGCCGCAGGTGCTGCTCGGCATCGTCACGCTCGGCCACCAGCTCGGCTACAACAACATCCTGCCGGTCTATGCGGCGCTGCTTCTGGCGGCGCCGGCTTTCGTGCTGTTCGTCAGCCATAGGCCGGTGACGGCGCTGATCGTGTCAGGCCTGCTCTGGCTCGTCGCCGGCATCTGGCAGATCGCGCCGCCAAACTACCCGGAGCCTGGCCTCTGGTTCCTCAACCCGCTGTCCTGGCAGTTCGTCTTCAACATCGGCCTTGCCGCCATGCTGCATGTGAAGCGGGGCGGGCGAATCCCGATCAATCCGTGGCTGCTTGGCGCCGCGGGCATCTACGTGGTCGGCGCGGCGATCTGGGTGCACAGCCCGCTCTGGGGCCAGATCACCTGGTTCAATCTGCCGGTGGTGATCGGCGGTTTCGACAAGACCTTCCTGTCGCTGCCGCGGCTGTTGCACATTCTGTCCATCAGCTACCTGATCGTCGCGTTGCCGGCTGTCTCCAACCTCTTCCGCGTCAGGCCCGACAATCCGCTGGCCATTCTGGGCAAGCGCTCGCTGCCGGTGTTCATCGCCGGCACGCTGCTTGCGATGTCGGCGCAGGTGCTGAAGCTGATCAACCCGGGCGGCCCGGCTTACGATACGCTGCTGATCGCGGCCGGCATCGCCATGCAGTTCGCGCTTGCGCTCTACCTTGAATGGCTTGCCGGTCTTGGGCCGTCCCGCGCCAAGGAAGCGCGCGGGGAGGCTCCAAGCAGGCCGTTCGGCGCGCAGCCGGTGCCGGCAAGGGCGGGAGGATACTGA
- a CDS encoding LacI family DNA-binding transcriptional regulator: MASLLEGQARPIRLADIAKAAGVSHGTASNVFSRPEIVRAEVRERVKAVAEQMGYAGPDPKGRLLRAGKVNAIGVATTEPLSYFFDDPFARVMMAGISEACDATGAGIALVSAANQEKLAWNIQSALVDGFILFCIEGGSRLVDLTRERRLPFVALELGFQDETVSAIGVDNVAGARLAARHLAELGHRRFAVLSLAFADNRTGFATPDIVRGAVYTGTRDRLAGYFEELARFGVDTRKIPVYETENDEKSTRAGLEAIFAKDEPPTAILAMSDRMALIAIDWLKARGLDVPGGVSIVGFDGVPDGALCTPALTTIAQPITEIGRRAARMILDHDGTVRRETMGVELIVRASTGPARTG, encoded by the coding sequence ATGGCATCACTCCTCGAAGGCCAGGCAAGACCGATCAGGCTGGCCGACATCGCCAAGGCCGCCGGCGTCTCGCATGGCACGGCCTCCAATGTCTTCAGCCGGCCTGAGATCGTGCGCGCCGAAGTGCGCGAACGGGTCAAGGCGGTGGCGGAGCAGATGGGCTATGCCGGTCCCGACCCGAAAGGCCGGCTGCTGCGCGCCGGCAAAGTCAACGCCATCGGCGTCGCCACCACGGAGCCCCTCTCCTACTTCTTCGACGATCCTTTCGCCCGCGTCATGATGGCTGGCATTTCAGAAGCCTGCGACGCCACCGGCGCGGGCATCGCGCTGGTGTCGGCCGCCAACCAGGAGAAGCTTGCCTGGAACATCCAGAGCGCACTTGTCGACGGCTTCATCCTGTTCTGCATCGAAGGCGGCTCGCGCCTTGTCGACCTGACACGCGAGCGAAGGCTGCCCTTCGTGGCGCTGGAGCTCGGCTTCCAGGACGAGACCGTCTCGGCCATCGGCGTCGACAATGTCGCGGGCGCAAGGCTCGCGGCGCGCCATCTGGCCGAGCTCGGCCATCGCCGGTTCGCGGTGCTGTCTCTGGCCTTCGCAGACAACCGCACCGGCTTCGCCACGCCGGACATCGTGCGCGGCGCGGTCTACACCGGCACACGCGACCGACTTGCCGGCTATTTCGAGGAGCTTGCCCGCTTCGGTGTCGATACCAGGAAAATCCCGGTCTACGAGACCGAGAACGACGAAAAAAGCACCAGGGCCGGCCTCGAGGCGATCTTCGCCAAGGACGAACCGCCAACCGCCATACTGGCGATGTCGGACCGCATGGCGCTGATCGCCATCGACTGGCTGAAAGCGCGGGGCCTGGACGTCCCCGGCGGCGTCTCCATCGTCGGTTTCGACGGCGTGCCGGACGGCGCGCTGTGCACGCCCGCGCTGACCACGATCGCCCAGCCTATCACCGAGATCGGCCGCCGCGCCGCGCGCATGATCCTCGATCATGACGGTACGGTGCGGCGCGAGACGATGGGTGTCGAACTGATCGTCAGAGCCTCGACCGGCCCGGCCCGCACAGGCTGA
- a CDS encoding aldo/keto reductase: protein MEYRTLGRSGLKVSTLTLGTMTFGGTGPFAAVGNSDLSEAKRIIDTCIDAGINLIDTANVYSNGLSEEIIGEALGGKRKNDVLIASKARMRIGTGPNDEGLSRHHLIRECEKSLKRLRTDVIDVYFVHQWDGLTPVEETIAALDTLVNQGKIRYIGCSNWSGWQVMKALAVSDSRHQARFVTQQIHYTLEAREAEYELLPISVDQGLGVLVWSPLAGGLLSGKYHRDSPTARQLGGWKEPPIRDEDRLWRIVDVLSDIGKARGISGAQVALAWLLGRPAVSSLVIGARNETQLKDNLAAASLSLSEEERQRLDSVSRPPVLYPYWHQQFTARDRFGPADKVLDRSHA, encoded by the coding sequence ATGGAATACCGCACCCTTGGCCGTTCCGGCCTGAAGGTTTCGACATTGACCCTCGGCACCATGACCTTCGGCGGCACGGGCCCGTTCGCCGCCGTGGGCAACTCCGATCTTTCGGAAGCCAAGCGCATCATCGACACCTGCATCGATGCCGGCATCAACCTCATCGACACGGCAAACGTCTATTCGAACGGGCTGTCGGAGGAGATCATCGGCGAGGCGCTTGGCGGCAAGCGCAAGAACGACGTGCTGATCGCGTCCAAGGCGCGCATGCGCATCGGCACCGGTCCCAATGACGAGGGCCTATCGCGCCACCATCTGATCCGCGAATGCGAAAAGAGCCTGAAGCGGCTCAGGACCGATGTCATCGACGTCTATTTCGTTCACCAGTGGGACGGCCTCACCCCGGTCGAGGAGACGATCGCGGCGCTCGACACTTTGGTCAACCAGGGCAAGATCCGTTACATCGGCTGCTCCAACTGGTCGGGCTGGCAGGTGATGAAGGCTCTTGCCGTCAGCGACAGCCGACATCAGGCCCGTTTCGTCACCCAGCAGATCCATTACACGCTGGAAGCACGCGAGGCCGAGTATGAATTGCTGCCGATCTCGGTCGACCAGGGCCTCGGCGTGCTGGTCTGGAGTCCACTGGCGGGCGGCCTGCTCTCCGGCAAATATCATCGCGACAGCCCGACCGCGCGCCAGCTCGGCGGCTGGAAGGAACCGCCGATCCGCGACGAGGATCGGTTGTGGCGCATCGTCGACGTGCTCTCCGACATCGGCAAGGCGCGCGGCATCTCAGGGGCGCAGGTCGCGCTGGCCTGGCTGCTCGGCCGTCCGGCCGTAAGCTCGCTGGTGATCGGCGCACGCAACGAGACGCAGCTCAAGGACAACCTCGCCGCGGCCAGCCTGTCGCTCTCCGAGGAAGAACGCCAGCGACTTGACTCGGTCAGCCGGCCGCCGGTGCTTTATCCCTACTGGCACCAGCAGTTCACCGCCAGGGACCGGTTCGGGCCGGCCGACAAGGTGCTCGACCGCTCGCATGCCTAA
- a CDS encoding alpha/beta hydrolase: MSEYSDENSILHSDLGFRYRVVTPAKSTGKCLFVLHGSGVDETTLIPLAKKIAPDATLVAARGRIPQDDGFRWFERITPTSFEQTSIRKETAAYAEFALEVSERHGLDPPRAAFLGYSNGANVVSSLMLLHPGLVRQAALLRAMPVLDTSPMTDLGGTRVLIIAGAADQAYGPFAPALVTLFSERRAEVDARIVASGHEFGAADAAIARQWLAGPMPTA, from the coding sequence GTGTCCGAATATAGCGATGAAAACAGTATCCTGCACAGTGATCTTGGCTTCCGCTACCGCGTGGTGACGCCGGCAAAGTCGACCGGCAAATGCCTGTTTGTGCTGCACGGATCGGGTGTGGACGAAACGACACTCATCCCGCTTGCAAAGAAGATTGCGCCCGACGCGACGCTGGTTGCCGCGCGTGGGCGCATCCCCCAGGACGACGGCTTCCGCTGGTTCGAGCGAATCACGCCGACAAGTTTCGAACAGACCAGCATCCGCAAGGAGACCGCCGCCTACGCCGAATTCGCCCTAGAGGTATCCGAGCGCCATGGCCTCGACCCGCCGCGCGCGGCCTTCCTTGGCTATTCGAACGGCGCCAACGTCGTCTCCAGCCTGATGCTGCTCCATCCTGGCCTGGTCCGGCAGGCGGCGCTTCTGCGAGCGATGCCGGTGCTCGACACTTCGCCGATGACCGATCTCGGCGGAACACGTGTCTTGATCATCGCCGGCGCCGCCGACCAGGCCTACGGCCCATTCGCCCCGGCGCTGGTGACGCTGTTCAGCGAACGCCGCGCCGAGGTCGACGCGCGCATCGTTGCTTCGGGCCATGAATTCGGCGCCGCCGACGCCGCGATCGCGCGGCAGTGGCTGGCAGGTCCCATGCCGACGGCCTGA
- a CDS encoding glycosyl transferase family 90 — translation MATLARTAAKLFYYARNFARDRAPQSLFRDRLASRLDQARLSGKTVRARLNYYNKLEQPFAPSPDAVAVGKLPTASSMYYYDLKEFARYFDPGLLIDFEYGDVVGIPEVPRIVKDRPIGDDNANGVLMKLNKFRHFYMPPDKLSFADKRPMVVWRGHLNNPLRTRFVEKAADLPFCDAGSHKPDAPDGYRKPFLNIEQQRQYRYIVSLEGNDVATNLKWIMSSNSLCLMPEPTYETWFAEAKVEANIHYVPLEPDFSDLVDKVAHFEKHPAEAARITAAANAYCRQFGNEQDEQAISLLVLYKYFVLSGQIKPDPEVWRFIAD, via the coding sequence ATGGCCACACTCGCTCGAACCGCCGCAAAGCTGTTCTACTATGCGCGTAATTTCGCGCGTGACCGCGCACCGCAGTCCCTGTTCCGCGACCGCCTGGCCAGCCGGCTCGATCAGGCCAGGCTTTCAGGCAAGACCGTTCGAGCGCGTCTGAACTATTATAACAAGCTGGAACAGCCGTTCGCGCCCAGTCCAGACGCGGTGGCCGTCGGCAAGCTGCCGACCGCTTCCAGCATGTATTATTACGATCTCAAGGAATTCGCCCGCTATTTCGATCCCGGCCTGCTGATCGATTTCGAATATGGCGATGTCGTCGGCATTCCGGAGGTGCCGAGGATCGTCAAGGACCGGCCCATCGGCGACGACAACGCCAATGGCGTGCTGATGAAGCTGAACAAGTTCCGCCACTTCTACATGCCACCCGACAAGCTGTCCTTCGCCGACAAGCGCCCGATGGTGGTCTGGCGCGGTCATCTCAACAATCCGCTTCGCACCCGCTTCGTGGAAAAGGCCGCCGACCTACCGTTTTGCGATGCGGGTTCCCACAAGCCCGACGCGCCGGATGGATACCGCAAGCCGTTCCTGAACATCGAGCAGCAGCGGCAGTATCGCTACATTGTCTCGCTCGAAGGCAATGACGTCGCGACGAACCTGAAATGGATCATGAGCTCCAATTCGCTCTGCCTGATGCCGGAGCCGACCTACGAAACCTGGTTTGCGGAAGCCAAGGTGGAGGCCAATATCCATTACGTGCCGCTCGAGCCTGATTTCTCCGACCTTGTCGACAAGGTGGCCCATTTCGAAAAGCATCCTGCCGAGGCGGCGCGGATAACTGCCGCCGCCAACGCCTATTGCCGCCAATTCGGCAATGAACAGGACGAGCAGGCGATCTCGCTGCTCGTCCTCTATAAATATTTCGTGTTGAGTGGGCAGATAAAGCCCGATCCGGAAGTCTGGCGCTTTATTGCCGACTGA